Proteins encoded by one window of Lathyrus oleraceus cultivar Zhongwan6 chromosome 1, CAAS_Psat_ZW6_1.0, whole genome shotgun sequence:
- the LOC127099115 gene encoding uncharacterized protein LOC127099115, giving the protein MTFPRSHFQGTHDSEAGPSRITHVNDVALDRNCTSPNQRNNTSQSDTDDMDVDEALEDAVISYVNMDARENGALSRRPQESGHAFRAKHNIARNFKNNMMMAKFWLPYPFTCRHCNVRLFHHESRDTCCNGGKVSFSRVDAPIELQQLFLDGSAEGKHFRQHIRSYNHVLSFTSIGVHVDENILASGRGIYTFRAQGSFYHNIGGFYPNEGVRPRFLQLYIYDTDNELHNRMQENPQLHQNVVHKLQKMLHQFNPFIIRFKQLSILPNISECSLILKERPSNHHQYNLPTAEQVATIIVGCDADSMDYGRDINVIRCDGNLKKVQETKGYYDPLQYPVLFPFGTHDNYVKIESGRLRWIKEHQSDIRSELYQGLHDVLHVGETNAENIGKRTILPSSFIGGRRDMTQRYEDGMAIVLNGGKPDIFLTMTCNPSWSEITSELLPFQTPQDRPDLLIRIFRSKFEKLKDDVINKGVLGKVTSYMYVTEFQKRGLPHVHMLLVLESNDKLRDPKDYDSMVRAEIPKLECEPQLHEVVVRHMIHGPCGIINRKSPCMKDGHCKKRYPKQFLDETRQGTDSYPEYRRRFDESVSLGRDRSVDNRWVVPYNPWLLLKYDCHINVEICSSIKSIKYLYKYVYKGPDRVAMEVHKGSYMDEVQQYVDARWICAPEALWKIFRFTLYRLYPSVERLQIHLPNRHQVRFYDHQQIADVLNNERNSKQCSHNSLH; this is encoded by the exons ATGACTTTTCCAAGATCACACTTTCAAGGAACTCATGACAGTGAAGCCGGCCCAAGTAGAATTACACATGTTAATGATGTTGCACTTG ATCGTAATTGCACATCACCTAATCAACGAAACAACACGAGTCAATCCGATACAG ATGATATGGATGTTGATGAAGCTTTGGAGGATGCAGTAATATCATATGTTAACATGGACGCCAGAGAAAATGGTGCATTATCACGTCGTCCTCAAG AATCAGGACATGCTTTTCGAGCAAAGCACAATATTGCTcgaaatttcaaaaataatatGATGATGGCAAAATTCTGGTTGCCTTATCCATTTACCTGTAGACACTGCAATGTAAGATTGTTTCATCATGAATCACGTGACACGTGTTGTAATGGTGGAAAGGTATCATTCTCACGAGTTGATGCTCCTATAGAATTGCAACAATTATTTTTGGATGGTTCAGCTGAAGGAAAACATTTTAGGCAACATATTCGAAGTTATAACCATGTGCTTTCATTCACTTCAATTGGTGTTCATGTTGATGAGAATATTCTTGCATCTGGTCGTGGTATATACACATTTCGTGCTCAAGGTTCTTTTTACCATAACATAGGAGGTTTCTATCCAAATGAGGGTGTCAGGCCGCGTTTCTTACAACTATACATCTATGACACCGATAATGAGCTACATAATAGAATGCAGGAAAATCCACAGCTGCACCAAAATGTAGTTCACAAATTACAGAAAATGCTCCATCAGTTTAATCCTTTTATAATTAGGTTCAAGCAACTTTCAATACTTCCAAATATCAGTGAATGTAGCCTCATACTTAAGGAGCGTCCAAGTAATCACCATCAATACAATCTTCCAACTGCTGAACAAGTTGCGACAATTATTGTTGGATGTGATGCAGATTCTATGGATTATGGAAGGGATATTAATGTCATTCGTTGTGATGGAAATCTCAAGAAAGTTCAAGAGACAAAGGGATATTATGATCCTTTGCAATACCCTGTATTGTTTCCATTTGGGACGCATG ACAAttatgtcaaaattgaatcagGGAGATTAAGGTGGATTAAAGAGCACCAAAGTGATATACGTTCTGAATTGTACCAAGGTTTACATGATGTTTTGCATGTTGGTGAAACTAATGCAG AGAACATTGGAAAAAGAACAATATTGCCATCATCATTTATTGGCGGTCGTCGAGACATGACACAACGTTATGAAGATGGCATGGCTATTGTTCTTAATGGCGGTAAACCAGATATTTTTCTAACAATGACATGCAATCCTTCTTGGAGTGAGATAACATCAGAACTTTTGCCTTTTCAAACACCACAAGATCGTCCAGATTTACTAATAAGAATATTTCGTTCGAAATTTGAGAAATTGAAGGATGATGTTATTAATAAAGGAGTCTTGGGTAAAGTTACAAGCTACATGTATGTCACTGAATTTCAAAAGCGAGGACTGCCGCATGTGCATATGTTGTTGGTCTTAGAAAGTAACGATAAGTTGCGTGACCCAAAAGATTATGATAGTATGGTAAGAGCAGAAATACCTAAATTAGAATGTGAACCACAGTTGCATGAAGTTGTTGTAAGACATATGATCCACGGACCTTGCGGCATAATCAACCGAAAGTCTCCATGTATGAAAGACGGACATTGTAAAAAAAGGTATCCCAAACAATTCTTGGATGAAACACGTCAAGGCACTGACTCATATCCCGAGTATAGGAGAAGGTTTGATGAGTCTGTATCGTTAGGTAGAGATAGGTCTGTCGATAATAGATGGGTGGTTCCTTATAACCCTTGGTTACTGTTAAAGTATGACTGTCACATCAATGTAGAGATTTGCAGTAGCATTAAAAGTATCAAGTATCTATACAAATATGTGTACAAGGGCCCTGATCGTGTGGCTATGGAGGTTCATAAAGGATCATACATGGATGAAGTTCAACAATATGTTGATGCAAGATGGATTTGTGCTCCCGAGGCATTATGGAAAATATTTCGATTCACTCTTTACCGATTATATCCTTCAGTTGAAAGATTGCAGATCCACTTGCCGAACCGCCATCAAGTGCGCTTTTATGATCATCAGCAAATTGCAGATGTGTTAAATAATGAACGCAACTCCAAACAATGCTCACACAATTCTTTGCATTGA